The Streptomyces sp. CC0208 genome window below encodes:
- a CDS encoding thioesterase family protein: protein MRYVYRCPLRWSDMDAYGHVNNAVFIRYLEEARIDFLFRPEKDFKQGSVVARHEIDYKRQLVHRHHPVDIELWITEIRAASFTITYEVKDDDLVYVRASTVVVPFDFEAQRPRRITSEEREFLEGYRDDDEEEAVAA from the coding sequence TTGCGCTACGTCTACCGCTGTCCCCTGCGCTGGTCGGACATGGACGCCTACGGCCATGTCAACAACGCGGTCTTCATCCGCTACCTGGAAGAAGCCCGTATCGACTTCCTGTTCCGCCCGGAAAAGGACTTCAAGCAGGGGTCGGTGGTGGCGCGCCACGAGATCGACTACAAGCGGCAGCTCGTCCACCGGCACCACCCGGTGGACATCGAGCTGTGGATCACGGAGATCAGGGCCGCGTCCTTCACCATCACCTACGAGGTGAAGGACGACGACCTGGTCTATGTACGGGCCTCCACGGTGGTCGTTCCGTTCGACTTCGAGGCGCAGCGGCCGCGCCGGATCACCTCTGAGGAACGGGAGTTCTTGGAGGGGTACCGGGACGACGACGAGGAGGAGGCCGTCGCCGCATGA